One Fusarium musae strain F31 chromosome 6, whole genome shotgun sequence DNA segment encodes these proteins:
- a CDS encoding hypothetical protein (EggNog:ENOG41) yields MTLHDITTETPRAGVDIMLLKRYRPPTEKKHQQFALQVKFNTSVSLDQLQTLDSVKTEQGSTTLKRSPLSRRLGGIPI; encoded by the exons ATGACGTTGCACGACATCACCACA GAGACACCAAGAGCTGGTGTCGACATCATGCTCCTGAAGCGCTACCGACCGCCgaccgagaagaagcatcaACAGTTTGCACTTCAAGTAAAGTTCAACACATCAGTCTCCCTCGACCAGCTACAGACTCTGGATTCAGTGAAGACCGAGCAAGGCTCAACTACACTTAAGCGCTCGCCACTTTCTAGGAGGTTGGGCGGCATTCCGATCTAA
- a CDS encoding hypothetical protein (EggNog:ENOG41): MSTPEYRTPHTVASTNRTLRNAFSALNMHYSGDEEESESDGSSKCKYLIPAYLILLPVLPWLRGHREMVDFHRKHAGLLSLVFSVSSYVSCLLDPYQAGQDNAEPATQVVENQTQSVPIGSFMPMDEFARPITTLPANVGVDNRHREFDAQSIYPGDACLFVANLPQHVDDLTLRVSLTKHFGKFGTVFVKVKRDRIRHMPMAFVQYTQIKHADVAVREARGDMIHGRAIRVEKCGGNLSYIIWRKDTHPVLEKEALSIFSRYGPVKKVEVLDYDAQTKLAVPPSLRILYSRFDPKRNVIQFKDIGPNTPFVIMAFDPKMVQKRSDRPADDQTFMEMYEKDCRSVFFGGLPHYADEAMVYRLAGICGHIRSVDLRTSPDQDGGLPHPWAFVEYDEFDVPDRAMEEFNGKEVEGCILRVERKRTKPAPEAVAVPQAIGTRLPDSGPNYPNTGFRFPDPGSRFPNTGPSRVIKSGSSRMPGSTDDARMYPSPLRPIKRPHGRFNSRIVSAAATPNHRRMVSSTGLSQEEHEFLERHRLEDLLGPETVQPRPIPTLAVPAASLDSVTPVHSPEKYESGNAVRFAPSPSTLPSHAGSSPIPLQIPAPPAEFSPPNLRAFKDRLAADAQSRVTAFSPAAELAARRCEVAAEDKANGKGHRRAVSMFITSTYPPPLDLSESDDSTWRESGSSPDEQGMRKKAKSCLIRRRHLSEENLKRNLLYQSKLKGTYASEETMRGRTLTRETDGAREKSGKSRKSDATERAKEGQVVVASQQAPEGQLVVAAQQQIYQPAMPYANMVPQYPPTMPPMGYIPMPPSAMAPVTAPGGFTYMDVLQHPHLHAHEQMQVYPGTSHLGYAGPGPSQVQYAGPPYPAPMYQGQPQVPFQAHHQREYHEPMTVSQDARNHPYQSHGRPQYQGRRHASYAHPQQMHYQGNYSGMPHSNFTPRGPRESFHQSRQRLEAERYRRYNS; this comes from the exons ATGTCGACACCCGAGTATCGGACGCCGCATACGGTTGCGTCTACCAACCGTACGCTTCGAAACGCTTTCTCTGCCCTGAACATGCACTACTCGggcgatgaggaggagtcgGAGAGCGATGGCTCTTCCAAATGTAAGTATCTCATTCCAGCATATCTGATTCTTCTCCCTGTTCTGCCTTGGCTGCGAGGCCATCGCGAGATGGTTGATTTCCACCGAAAGCACGCCGGCCTCTTGAGTCTTGTCTTCTCAGTATCATCTTATGTTTCATGTCTTCT CGACCCTTATcaagctggccaagataATGCTGAGCCTGCCACTCAGGTCGTGGAGAACCAGACGCAGTCGGTGCCTATAGGCAGTTTTATGCCTATGGACGAGTTCGCTCGGCCCATCACCACCCTGCCGGCTAACGTGGGAGTCGACAACAGACACCGAGAGTTTGACGCCCAGTCTATTTACCCTGGGGATGCCTGTCTGTTTGTGGCCAA CCTCCCTCAACACGTCGATGATCTCACCTTGAGGGTTTCTCTCACCAAGCACTTCGGAAAGTTTGGTACAGTCTTCGTTAAGGTCAAGCGTGATCGCATCAGACACATGCCTATGGCATTTGTTCAGTACACT CAAATCAAGCACGCCGATGTTGCGGTGCGCGAGGCCCGTGGAGATATGATCCATGGCCGTGCTATTCGAGTTGAGAAGTGCGGAGGAAACC TCTCCTACATTATCTGGCGCAAAGACACTCACCCCGTTCTCGAAAAAGAGGCTCTTTCTATTTTTTCCCGCTATGGACCAGTCAAGAAGGTCGAAGTTCTCGACTATGATGCTCAGACCAAGCTCGCCGTTCCTCCCAGTCTTCGTATACTGTACTCCAGATTTGACCCCAAACGCAATGTCATTCAG TTTAAGGACATTGGCCCTAACACGCCATtcgtcatcatggctttCGATCCCAAGATGGTTCAGAAGCGTTCTGACCGCCCGGCCGACGATCAAACCTTTATGGAGATGTACGAAAAGGACTGTCGCTCAGTGTTCTTCGGCGGACTGCCTCACTATGCTGACGAGGCCATGGTCTACCGACTGGCTGGCATCTGCGGTCATATTCGTTCTGTTGATCTACGAACTTCCCCTGACCAGGACGGTGGTC TCCCTCACCCTTGGGCCTTCGTCGAGTACGACGAGTTTGATGTCCCTGACAGAGCCATGGAAGAATTC AATGgcaaagaagttgaaggcTGCATCCTTCGGGTCGAACGAAAGAGAACCAAGCCCGCCCCggaagctgttgctgttCCTCAAGCCATCGGAACTCGTCTGCCCGACTCTGGGCCCAACTACCCTAACACTGGTTTCCGCTTTCCAGACCCTGGTTCACGCTTTCCAAACACTGGCCCCTCCCGTGTTATTAAGTCTGGTTCCTCCAGAATGCCTGGCAGTACAGATGATGCGCGTATGTACCCATCACCCCTCCGTCCGATCAAACGTCCCCATGGTCGCTTCAATTCTCGTATCGTCTCTGCGGCTGCTACTCCCAACCACCGCCGCATGGTTTCGAGCACAGGCCTCTCTCAAGAGGAACACGAGTTTCTAGAGCGCCATCGCCTGGAGGACTTACTTGGGCCGGAGACTGTACAGCCCAGGCCTATTCCGACCTTGGCAGTTCCAGCTGCCAGCTTGGACTCGGTCACTCCAGTCCATTCCCCCGAGAAGTACGAGTCAGGTAACGCAGTTCGGTTCGCTCCGTCGCCGAGCACCCTGCCGTCTCATGCCGGGTCATCTCCCATTCCCCTTCAGATACCCGCTCCTCCTGCAGAGTTCAGTCCGCCGAACCTCCGAGCTTTCAAGGACCGCCTCGCTGCAGATGCGCAGTCGCGGGTTACGGCCTTTTCACCTGCTGCAGAGCTTGCTGCGAGACGATGTGAGGTTGCCGCTGAAGACAAGGCCAACGGCAAGGGACACCGCCGTGCTGTTTCCATGTTCATCACATCTACCTATCCGCCTCCTCTTGACCTTTCGGAGAGTGACGACAGCACTTGGCGCGAGAGTGGAAGCTCGCCAGACGAGCAGGGCATGcggaagaaggccaagagttGCCTCATCCGTCGTCGCCATCTGTCCGAGGAGAACTTGAAGCGCAACCTCTTGTACCagtccaagctcaagggaaCCTACGCTTCCGAGGAGACGATGCGCGGGAGAACGCTCACTCGCGAGACCGACGGGGCCCGTGAGAAGAGTGGCAAGTCTCGAAAGAGTGATGCCACAGAGCGAGCCAAGGAAGGACAGGTCGTTGTTGCCTCTCAGCAAGCCCCGGAGGGTCAGCTTGTCGTTGCTGCTCAGCAGCAAATCTACCAGCCTGCGATGCCATACGCAAATATGGTACCGCAATATCCACCTACAATGCCTCCCATGGGTTATATCCCCATGCCACCTTCAGCCATGGCGCCGGTTACTGCTCCGGGTGGCTTCACGTACATGGATGTGCTccaacatcctcatctgCATGCCCACGAACAGATGCAGGTGTACCCGGGCACCTCTCACCTTGGTTATGCAGGCCCAGGGCCATCCCAGGTGCAGTATGCTGGTCCCCCATATCCCGCCCCCATGTACCAAGGGCAACCTCAGGTGCCATTCCAGGCTCACCACCAACGCGAGTATCACGAGCCCATGACTGTGTCTCAAGATGCTCGCAACCACCCATACCAAAGCCATGGTCGACCTCAGTACCAAGGCCGCCGCCATGCTTCATACGCGCATCCTCAGCAGATGCATTACCAGGGGAATTACAGCGGTATGCCCCACTCCAACTTCACTCCCCGGGGACCAAGAGAGTCCTTCCACCAGAGCCGCCAGCGACTGGAAGCAGAGCGTTACCGTCGCTATAACTCTTAG
- a CDS encoding hypothetical protein (EggNog:ENOG41) — protein sequence MGFPSNTASNAVIYVTYALFLFVSDLAYIFVLKANHHNRLMGTGIAWKMRNQSKADFLSGNGTQTAFPLALNFIASGE from the exons ATGGGCTTTCCCTCGAACACGGCGTCCAATGCCGTCATCTATGTCACTTATGCCCTGTTCCTGTTTGTCTCCGATCTCGCTTACATTTTCGTATTGAAAGCTAATCATCACAACAGACTCATGGGAACTGGCATTGCTTGGAAGATGAGAAATCAGTCAAAGGCCGATTTCCTTTCAGGAAACGGAACTCAGACGG CCTTCCCTCTGGCCCTCAACTTCATCGCCTCCGGTGAGTAG
- a CDS encoding hypothetical protein (EggNog:ENOG41): MSAKTKNTGRETSHRDHSLKLLGRVYTSQKMNEQVPLGSGILFSYPELATISGVQGMIVYALASSLPMLIFGYLGPIIRRRCPEGFVLTEWTRQRYGIITMLYLSFMSLVTLFLYMVGELSAIGQVVNAMTGLKPLPIMIVQCAVTTIYTSLGGFRISFITDVAQGTMVIGLVIIAAITIGAKTEIQRPLIEESGLTKSNLLGWQLLYILPVAVLTNDFFLSSFWLRTFASKTDKDLRIGTTIATIVILCILTLVGSTGLIAVWSGALSLEDAAGSGSVAFFVLLETLPSWVVGIVLVMVVTMSTAAFDSLQSAMVSSGSNDLFRNKLNIWYIRAFVVLIIIPVIVIALKAPSVLQIWLITDLISAATIPVLVIGLVDKFYWWRGFEVVVGGLGGILTVFIFGCVYYGNAQEAGELLLVQKGLYGNDWSAFGAFVAAPVGSILWGCGALALRLSYQYMSAKIRGHRFDALDRPVDPRRSSTEEDVPTENLVSSTPGKFF; the protein is encoded by the exons ATGTCAGCAAAGACGAAGAACACGGGCCGTGAGACCTCGCACAGAGACCACAGCCTGAAACTTCTCGGTCGAGTATATACCAGTCAGAAGATGAACGAGCAGGTTC CTCTCGGATCCGGCATTCTCTTCTCGTACCCTGAGTTGGCCACTATTTCCGGTGTCCAGGGCATGATCGTCTACGCTCTCGCGTCTTCGCTGCCCATGCTCATCTTTGGGTACCTTGGCCCTATCATCCGACGACGATGCCCTGAGGGGTTCGTCCTCACCGAGTGGACTCGCCAGCGATATGGTATTATCACTATGCTGTATCTGAGCTTCATGTCTCTTGTGACCTTGTTCTTGTACATGGTTGGTGAGCTGTCGGCTATCGGACAGGTTGTGAATGCCATGACTGGCCTCAAACCTCTTCCGATTATGATCGTTCAGTGCGCTGTCACAACTATCTATACCT CTCTCGGTGGATTCAGAATCTCGTTCATCACCGATGTTGCCCAAGGTACCATGGTTATCGGGCTCGTCATTATCGCCGCCATCACCATTGGCGCAAAGACTGAGATCCAACGACCTCTCATCGAAGAGTCTGGTCTTACCAAGTCCAACCTCCTCGGCTGGCAGCTTCTGTACATCCTTCCTGTTGCTGTTTTGACCAacgacttcttcctctcctccttctggcTCCGAACCTTTGCCTCCAAGACTGACAAGGATCTTCGAATCGGTACCACCATTGCCACGATCGTTATCCTGTGTATCCTCACTCTTGTTGGTTCCACTGGTCTGATCGCCGTTTGGTCCGGAGCTCTGTCTCTCGAGGACGCAGCTGGTTCTGGATCAGTGGCCTTCTTCGTGCTTCTCGAGACCCTTCCCAGCTGGGTTGTCGGCATTGTCCTTGTTATGGTCGTCACCATGAGCACAGCTGCCTTTGACAGTCTTCAGTCTGCTATGGTATCCTCCGGTTCTAACGATCTCTTCcgcaacaagctcaacatctGGTACATCCGTGCCTttgtcgtcctcatcatcatccccgtcatcgtcattgcTCTCAAGGCCCCCTCCGTTCTTCAGATCTGGCTCATTACCGATCTCATCTCCGCCGCTACAATTCCCGTCCTGGTAATTGGTCTCGTCGATAAGTTTTACTGGTGGCGTGGCTTTGAGGTCGTTGTCGGCGGCCTTGGAGGTATCCTGACCGTGTTCATCTTTGGATGTGTCTACTATGGTAACGCTCAGGAGGCcggtgagcttcttcttgtgcaGAAGGGTCTCTACGGCAATGACTGGAGTGCCTTTGGTGCTTTCGTTGCTGCCCCTGTTGGAAGTATCCTCTGGGGCTGTGGTGCTCTCGCCCTCCGTCTTTCCTACCAGTACATGTCTGCCAAGATTCGAGGGCATCGCTTTGATGCTCTTGATCGCCCCGTGGACCCTCGTCGTTCGAGcaccgaggaggatgttcCCACTGAGAACCTCGTTTCTTCGACCCCTGGCAAGTTCTTTTAA
- a CDS encoding hypothetical protein (EggNog:ENOG41): MSLSAKALRPAALRQSVLGAARVQCRYMSMPSKGKILREMQKAASKDTKKTDTQSMSAIQKKANDEYFKGGGGPLFPGTFVSLPFSRYPSGASNLLNYSWYRLRQFGFEYLSLLQWKLKSMPDWTTRPKWKIARSKIAPTAKNMYIEMLGAFAAGDKAAINELCLGQFGKKLIAAIDRRNPAERVTFELVKLNSTWAYPRVMAHQVHNVNPHDKEHSTEQAVVAIASTQRVAKYKKATGELIPGSTKVQDKIEYVVVSRQISEKTFQSGQWRIWGTISPTTLEAFQEEQDWITREQAKRAGWEGPLK, translated from the exons ATGTCTCTCTCGGCAAAGGCGCTACGCCCGGCCGCTCTGCGCCAGAGCGTTCTCGGAGCGGCGAGGGTTCAATGTCGATACATGTCCATGCCCTCCAAGGGAAAGATTCTGCGAGAGATGCAGAAGGCGGCTTCTAAGGATACCAAGAAGACGGATACTCAATCGATGTCGGCGatccagaagaaggccaacgATGAGTACTTTAAGGGTGGAGGTGGTCCTCTATTTCCTG GCACATTCGTCTCTCTCCCATTCTCACGATACCCCTCCGGCGCCTCCAATCTACTCAACTACTCATGGTACCGGCTCCGACAATTCGGTTTCGAATACCTGTCTCTCCTCCAGTGGAAGCTCAAGTCTATGCCCGACTGGACAACACGACCCAAGTGGAAGATCGCCCGAAGCAAGATCGCGCCTACAGCGAAGAACATGTACATAGAGATGCTCGGGGCTTTTGCTGCTGGTGACAAGGCTGCTATCAACGAGTTATGTCTGGGCCAGTTCGGAAAGAAGCTCATCGCCGCTATCGATCGTCGAAATCCCGCTGAGCGTGTCACATTTGAGTTGGTCAAGCTCAATTCGACATGGGCGTACCCTCGTGTAATGGCACACCAGGTCCACAACGTGAACCCCCACGATAAGGAGCACAGCACAGAGCAGGCCGTTGTTGCGATTGCCTCGACACAAAGGGTAGCGAAATACAAGAAGGCCACGGGCGAGCTTATCCCCGGGAGCACTAAGGTGCAGGACAAGATTGAATACGTGGTGGTTTCACGACAGATCAGCGAGAAGACATTCCAATCTGGCCAATGGCGCATATGGGGAACCATTTCTCCAACAACTCTGGAGGCGTTCCAGGAGGAGCAGGACTGGATCACCAGGGAACAGGCCAAGCGAGCTGGATGGGAAGGGCCTCtgaaataa
- a CDS encoding hypothetical protein (EggNog:ENOG41) produces MRATQTLLSRGFFGRSMDELRRPVSFEAIKGATQPKPLYEFNTPDSVRDCIIMTDKTIGGFSESNFDFHKSTDANNDANNDPKIPSAYARFHGNISTRLPSDRPNIQRTGFAGFRSPDQRPTAFGRSMWDIDPYIYLALRVKSDGRSYFVNLQTESVEPSDLHQHRLFPKRPGQWETVLIKWNDFVRTNHGFVVEPQTEMLRQKVLTVGIGLTDRVDGPFELCIERAWATNDPSEVEVAEEPKTETVAQGGQLRNKKGEKVRW; encoded by the exons ATGAGGGCCACACAAACCCTCCTCTCAAGAGGCTTCTTCGGCCGTAGTATGGATGAGCTCAGGCGGC CTGTGAGCTTCGAGGCTATCAAAGGCGCTACACAGCCCAAGCCTCTTTACGAGTTCAACACCCCCGATAGCGTTCGCGACTGCATCATCATGACTGACAAGACCATCGGCGGCTTCTCAGAGAGCAACTTCGACTTCCACAAATCCACCGACGCCAACAACGACGCCAACAACGACCCCAAGATACCCTCTGCTTATGCCCGTTTTCATGGCAACATCTCTACTCGCCTCCCCTCCGACCGCCCCAATATTCAACGAACTGGCTTTGCTGGCTTCCGGTCTCCGGATCAAAGGCCAACCGCCTTCGGCCGTTCCATGTGGGATATTGATCCATACATCTACCTCGCCCTGCGTGTCAAGTCGGATGGCCGCAGTTACTTTGTCAACTTGCAAACCGAGAGTGTCGAACCATCAGATTTACATCAACATCGATTATTCCCCAAACGCCCGGGCCAATGGGAAACAGTGCTCATAAAATGGAACGACTTTGTGAGGACGAATCACGGTTTTGTGGTGGAACCTCAGACTGAGATGCTTCGACAGAAGGTCTTGACTGTGGGTATTGGACTAACAGATCGTGTTGATGGTCCATTCGAGTTGTGTATCGAGAGAGCGTGGGCCACCAATGATCCCAGTGAGGTTGAAGTGGCAGAAGAACCCAAAACTGAGACTGTGGCACAGGGAGGCCAGCTACGGAACAAGAAGGGCGAAAAAGTACGGTGGTAG
- a CDS encoding hypothetical protein (EggNog:ENOG41) has product MARYLNPAKIGLLALIELYVEGAVPSDAILPVLSFVTSHLMDYCSPKSSADQSERWSKAEKTVSLVISIKEFEKLLGSYPFLMGMPGRRLWDQFLGKLWDINSLDALHNFFDNLSGLLAKTKEERKRLAELGQPVEEEEGIRLSANSPFGAFVRRSRLEYQRLRFHDCTELWKQFVRYRQPTAPYLKRKVPGFGRLSFDNVLLVGEQEDWDLKNVMDLASVAYGDMLTGDQSGSLPVSTDDIESLLEFQIEQMQSQIPLEIRHQFHDLLNDSYLIPSLTHYLKFLDAWRAGDYPTAFDYLHRYFDYTMQNRDRLFYQYALMNLAVLQADFGCYKEAVAAMLETVSTARENRDMTCLNFALNWLFHFGRAHPDLVQDLESNSLLGTGKESLAFLRVKARETGMFTLWSSVLLSEAKLGLLNGDSVATAFESIVRSSHIIVERNMNNMFGTHLSLASALWDRLGLSTLSSATCEVFLKCHARNAIFDDELKLTCRLALLLTSRGKYDDAMAKLESLEDNSLRSWKPSQYWHKCRGVIKLKRDLHHNNLEGAERLLSQILQSKMDDLEPDMAFLVDTLHIDYLTRRGDLQAAFAKVDSMMSQLENEKKDVVLKVKLLLLKASLLDKCGRPQRGFTTAMRAASISWGARLIPCLWQAIGCVSNILVSLKEFEAASQLLLAILPRSLECETESLTAQLYSYLADANMGLAGKCEPKSAKRSEYMTKALAAVQKSFDHYSSVEDMNMQCQMMAKKAMIMKLTGDMVLAADYTAAYVSLRKTAESLSLDG; this is encoded by the exons ATGGCTCGCTATCTCAACCCGGCCAAGATTGGCCTTCTCGCTCTCATAGAGCTCTATGTTGAAGGAGCTGTCCCAAGTGATGCTATCCTTCCTGTGCTCTCCTTTGTCacctctcatctcatggaTTATTGCTCACCAAAATCATCCGCCGACCAGTCCGAAAGATGGAGCAAGGCAGAGAAAACCGTCAGCCTCGTCATAAGCATCAaagagtttgagaagcttcttgggAGCTACCCCTTTCTCATGGGCATGCCCGGACGGAGGTTATGGGATCAGTTCTTGGGCAAACTATGGGATATCAACTCATTGGATGCACTGCACAACTTTTTCGACAATCTATCCGGTTTGTTGGCCAAAACCAAGGAGGAACGTAAGAGATTGGCTGAGTTGGGCCAGCCagtggaagaggaagaaggcatCAGGCTCTCCGCCAACTCTCCCTTTGGGGCTTTTGTGCGCAGATCGCGTCTTGAGTACCAGCGATTACGCTTCCACGACTGTACAGAGCTATGGAAACAATTTGTCCGATATCGACAACCAACAGCCCCTTATCTCAAGCGCAAGGTTCCAGGCTTCGGACGGCTGAGTTTCGACAATGTTCTCTTGGTGGGCGAGCAGGAAGATTGGGACCTCAAGAACGTTATGGACTTGGCCTCTGTGGCGTATGGTGATATGCTCACGGGAGACCAAAGTGGATCGCTTCCCGTGAGCACAGATGACATCGAGAGTCTCCTGGAGTTCCAAATCGAGCAGATGCAGAGTCA GATACCCCTCGAAATCCGTCATCAGTTTCATGATCTACTCAACGACAGCTATCTCATTCCAAGTCTCACACACTATCTCAA ATTCCTCGATGCATGGAGAGCTGGAGACTATCCCACCGCATTTGATTATTTGCACCGTTACTTTGACTACACCATGCAGAACAGAGATCGCCTGTTCTACCAATACGctttgatgaacttggctgTTTTGCAAGCCGACTTCGGTTGTTACAAAGAAGCTGTAGCAGCCATGCTTGAAACCGTGTCGACAGCGAGAGAGAACCGAGACATGACTTGCCTCAACTTTGCCTTGAACTGGCTCTTCCACTTCGGCCGTGCCCATCCTGATCTCGTCCAGGATTTGGAATCGAATAGCCTGCTCGGTACTGGCAAAGAAAGCTTGGCCTTTCTCCGTGTTAAGGCCAGAGAGACAGGCATGTTCACGCTTTGGAGCTCAGTTCTCCTCAGCGAAGCAAAGCTCGGACTATTGAACGGTGACAGCGTGGCTACGGCTTTTGAGTCAATCGTGCGAAGCTCTCACATCATCGTAGAGAGGAATATGAACAACATGTTTGGGACACACCTTTCACTCGCTTCAGCTCTCTGGGACAGGCTTGGCCTCTCGACCCTATCGTCAGCAACCTGCGAGGTATTCCTGAAATGCCACGCCCGCAATGCCATTTTTGATGATGAACTGAAGTTGACTTGCCGACTCGCTCTACTACTCACTTCAAGGGGAAAATACGACGATGCAATGGCTAAATTGGAAAGCCTGGAGGATAACTCACTGAGATCCTGGAAGCCCAGCCAGTACTGGCACAAGTGCCGAGGTGTCATCAAGTTGAAAAGAGACTTACATCACAACAATCTCGAAGGAGCTGAACGGCTTCTATCTCAGATCCTCCAATCAAAGATGGATGATCTAGAACCTGACATGGCGTTCTTGGTAGACACCCTCCACATTGACTATCTTACTCGTCGTGGAGATCTTCAAGCAGCGTTTGCAAAAGTCGACAGCATGATGTCGCAGTTAGaaaatgagaagaaggatgtggTACTCAAGGTCAAACTCTTACTCCTCAAAGCCTCTCTTCTTGATAAGTGTGGCCGGCCACAGAGAGGGTTCACGACAGCAATGCGGGCAGCGAGCATATCGTGGGGAGCTCGTCTGATACCCTGCCTCTGGCAAGCCATCGGCTGCGTGTCGAATATTCTGGTCTCTTTGAAGGAATTTGAAGCAGCCTCTCAGCTCTTGTTGGCTATCTTACCCCGTTCTCTCGAGTGCGAGACTGAGAGTCTGACAGCCCAGCTCTACAGCTACCTCGCTGACGCCAACATGGGACTTGCTGGTAAATGCGAACCCAAGTCAGCCAAACGATCGGAATACATGACGAAAGCTCTCGCGGCAGTGCAAAAGTCTTTTGATCATTACTCAAGTGTCGAGGACATGAACATGCAATGCCAAATGATGGCAAAGAAGGCGATGATCATGAAGCTGACTGGGGATATGGTTCTGGCTGCAGATTACACTGCAGCGTATGTGTCATTGCGAAAAACTGCTGAATCACTCAGTCTTGACGGGTAG
- a CDS encoding hypothetical protein (EggNog:ENOG41~BUSCO:EOG092654RM) translates to MSAVRFTRAATRATAQLRAPLQRRFASTAENEFIKERQHIKEHAAGTTGEFDTRQRRIGGVAPCLIAAGANAYWLWNEHWEHWSHLPPLEERTEYPYQNIRSKNYQWGNGDKTLFWNDEVNYHNKDKAS, encoded by the exons ATGTCCGCTGTACGATTCACCCGCGCTGCCACGCGCGCCACTGCGCAGCTCCGCGCTCCCCTCCAGCGCCGATTTGCCAGCACCGCCGAGAACGAGTTCATCAAGGAGCGTCAGCACATCAAGGAGCACGCTGCCGGTACCACTGGTGAGTTCGACACCCGACAACGCAGGATTGG TGGTGTCGCCCCCTGCCTCATCGCCGCCGGTGCCAACGCCTACTGGCTCTGGAACGAGCATTGGGAGCACTGGAGCCATCTGCCTCCTCTGGAGGAGCGCACCGAGTACCCTTACCAGAACATCCGCTCCAAGAACTACCAGTGGGGTAACGGTGACAAG ACTCTCTT CTGGAATGACGAGGTCAACTACcacaacaaggacaaggcttCCTAA